One window of the Halictus rubicundus isolate RS-2024b chromosome 6, iyHalRubi1_principal, whole genome shotgun sequence genome contains the following:
- the LOC143355202 gene encoding putative divalent cation/proton antiporter TMEM165 produces MKITMDFSRFLLKDKYLLSICAISTFLLSIVSGESEPRYDDKYQILLTSTKPDDAMVSQAKDNLGFLHAFLASLSVIIVSELGDKTFFIAAIMAMKHPRMIVFVGAICALALMTVLSVIFGYAVTIIPRAYTYYISTALFAIFGLKMLRDGYYMSAVEGKEELEEVQSDLQKREDEYERETVSTLVQDPETGVIRKTAKVNALMLLFRIFFQSFTLTFLAEWGDRSQLTTIILAARENVYGVIIGGILGHVFCTGLAVLGGRMIAQKISIRTVTIIGGLVFLLFALTALFISPTENV; encoded by the exons ATGAAAATCACAATGGATTTTAGTAGGTTTTTATTAAAGGACAAATACCTTTTAAGTATATGTGCAATAAGCACATTTCTTCTATCTATCGTATCAGGTGAAAGCGAACCTCGGTACGATGACAAATatcaaatattattaacatcAACT AAACCCGATGATGCGATGGTATCGCAAGCCAAGGATAACCTTGGCTTTTTACATGCATTTTTAGCTTCTTTGTCAGTGATTATCGTTTCTGAACTAGGGGACAAAACTTTTTTCATTGCCGCAATTATGGCAATGAAACATCCACGAATGATTGTCTTTGTAGGTGCAATTTGTGCTTTAGCTCTTATGACTGTTCTTTCag TAATTTTTGGATATGCTGTAACTATAATTCCTCGAGCTtatacgtattatatttctACAGCACTTTTTGCTATATTTGGTTTAAAAATGCTACGAGATGGTTATTATATGTCAGCAGTAGAGGGAAAGGAAGAATTAGAAGAAGTACAATCTGATTTGCAAAAGCGAGAGGACGAG TATGAAAGAGAAACAGTAAGCACATTAGTGCAGGATCCAGAAACTGGTGTCATTAGAAAAACTGCAAAAGTTAATGCACTAATGCTGCTTTTTAGGAtattttttcaatcatttacaCTAACGTTTTTAGCAGAATGGGGAGATCGTTCTCAACTTACAACTATTATCCTTGCAGCAAGAGAG AATGTTTATGGAGTAATAATAGGCGGAATATTAGGACATGTATTCTGTACAGGACTAGCAGTATTAGGGGGTAGAATGATAGCTCAAAAAATTTCAATACGGACAG TTACCATAATTGGAGGATTAGTGTTCCTATTATTTGCCTTAACAGCACTGTTCATCAGCCCCACAGAGAATGTGTAA